The genomic DNA CGGCGGCGGCAAGACCACAGAAGGCGCAACCGACGGCACCGCCACCGAGCCTGAGAAGAAGAAGTCCCCTGGCGACCTGCTCAAGAAGCTCTTCTAGTAATCCGGGATCGCATGAACAGGGGGAGCCCCCTGTTCATGCGTCGTCCCCGGATGTTCACCGCTTCTTGACCGTATTGACACACCACCTCAGAGGGTACCTCCTATTACAGGAAAAAATCACAGGAGGCCCTCCATGCTGCGTTTCATTTCACTGCTCATGCTCATATTCGCCACCGTCGCCTCCCAGGCGCTGGCTGCGGAAATCATCGTCGAACAATACGACATTGAGATTCCGAAAGCGTTTAACGTCCCCTATCACGGGCTCTATGCCGACGCCTTTCCCGATGGCTTTTCCATCGGCATAGGCTCGGGCCTGTGCTATGTGGGCCGGGACAAGGATGGCGCGCGCGTCTTCTACGCCATAGGCGACCGCGGCCCCAACGCCGATGCCCCCAAGTACCTCAAGGGACAGGGCAAGTCCGAAGCCGCCAAGATGTTCCCCGCCCCGAGCTACACGCCGTCCTACGGTGCCATCCGTGTGGCTGACGGCAAGGCCGTGCTGGCCAGCCTGATCGACCTGAAGAACGAGAAGGGTGCGCTTATCTCGGGCCGCCCCATCCCGCTAGGCGCCGTGGGCTCCACGGGCGAGACGCCCCTTGACGACGCTCTGGGCGTGCTCGATTTCGATCCCGACGGCCTGGACACCGAAGGTGTGGACATAGACCGCCAGAACCCGCGCAATCTCTGGATATGCGACGAGTACGGCCCGTTCATCGCCAAGATTGACGGCTATACTGGTCGGATCATCAAGAAATACACGCCGGGAAAGGAACTGCCCATGATCGCGGCCACCCGTCAGGCCAACCGGGGCTTCGAGGGCATTGCGGTGACTCCGTCCAACAAGGTCCTGACGGCTATTCAGTCCGTGTGCGACGTGGATGGCAAGATCAAGGAATCGAAGGCCACGTTCATCCGACTGCTGCTCCTTGATCCCGAAACCGGGACAGTGAAGCAGTACGCCTACCCGCATAACCGCGACGACT from Pseudodesulfovibrio aespoeensis Aspo-2 includes the following:
- a CDS encoding esterase-like activity of phytase family protein — its product is MLRFISLLMLIFATVASQALAAEIIVEQYDIEIPKAFNVPYHGLYADAFPDGFSIGIGSGLCYVGRDKDGARVFYAIGDRGPNADAPKYLKGQGKSEAAKMFPAPSYTPSYGAIRVADGKAVLASLIDLKNEKGALISGRPIPLGAVGSTGETPLDDALGVLDFDPDGLDTEGVDIDRQNPRNLWICDEYGPFIAKIDGYTGRIIKKYTPGKELPMIAATRQANRGFEGIAVTPSNKVLTAIQSVCDVDGKIKESKATFIRLLLLDPETGTVKQYAYPHNRDDYKKSGDAMIGDLATISETRFLLIERGKSADGKTRIPFYVIDLADATDISGVKTADGKELETLADRAAVEALGVRYATKTKIMDITDLGWKPGKAEGCAILPDMRTIAVTSDNDFGFTFKVVNPATNDAGEVVDKVGDYTTDGTGQIYYKGNAVDTKIELEPTGTASKLWLFTLDKRLDTY